The window AAACTGGAGAAGTATGGTTGTTGGCAAATGAGGGTTATCAGATTTACTACGGCGAACATAACTTTGTTTTCATTAATGCGGAAAAAAACAGCCGATTCATGGTATTACGTGATTCTGAAGATAAGGATATGGAAATATACTGTCATTTGGACGAATATTTTGAAGAAATAAATGAGCGACATATTGATTATGTTACACGAATATGAGGGCTTTAATGAAAATTGATATACGAAAATCCGTTCAATATAAATACATACTATATAGATTTAATAAAAAGTTTTTAAAAAATGAAACTTTGAAAAAGCTGAGTCAAGAGGAGAAAGACAAAATCTGCATTGAAGTTGCAAAAAAGACAAGAAATATAACTCTTATTTTCGGAATTATATATATATTTGTTATGTTATTTTTATTTTACATCTTGGTTATAAATCCGCAATATCAAAATAATACTTTTGTAAAATGGTATCGTAACATATTAGATTCAGTATACCCGCTCATCAATGGAAATTGGGGAAGCGGTATAAACAAAAAAAGAGGAACCGTTTTATTGATTTGTATTAAATTGCTGCCTATTTTTATAATCAATGCCGTTCCGCTACTTATATTTATACCGGTAACGGCAAATATACTCTTAAAACGAAGGTATAACTTCGGCAGCCAAACAGGACTGCCTCGTTAACCGTCGAGTTTGCCTTTCGGCAAACATCGCTTATTAAACATGTGCGCTTTTCGCGCACTAATTGAACACCTTCCAAAGTTCATACTTTGTTCAGTTGTTCAATTTTAAGGAAGATTAAACGATAAATACACAAAAAAAGGATAAACCGATGGGAGCATTTAAAACGACAAATGTTATGATACGCGATTTTAATAATTCGATTACGGAAAAAGATATTTTAGAACTTCTTAAAGAAGATGACATTAAGCTCATTAGACCGTACGGCGGATATACTCCGGGAAAACAGGATTTGTATTTACTCAACGGTTTTTTTAAGTTACGCCCCGAGGTCGAATTTCGTGTTACTGCCGCCGGAATGTTAAAGTTATTGCCCGACGTACAAGCGGTTTCGGAAGTCGTTGAAGGTTGTTTCGGAGAGAACCTTGAGGATTTAAAATACTTAAAATGCGTGCAGTCCCTTAGGTTGGTGGAAAAAGATATAACACCGCTTATCTCATATCGGGATACGCTGAAAAAACTCACTCTTGAAGGCGGACTGAAAAAAGACGCCGATAACGTACT is drawn from Treponema pedis and contains these coding sequences:
- a CDS encoding DUF3601 domain-containing protein; translation: MKLKAGQSYRIKKDILTFKTGEVWLLANEGYQIYYGEHNFVFINAEKNSRFMVLRDSEDKDMEIYCHLDEYFEEINERHIDYVTRI